One segment of Maridesulfovibrio ferrireducens DNA contains the following:
- a CDS encoding ParB/RepB/Spo0J family partition protein yields MTDAQIYSFDPAEIDCSGEWLLYPSLFDEGFISSIKTVGQLVPVLFAKDGNKIILVAGRSRVLAAEKLGVKVSGIFVDAEDEVSRAFIHMEENRARVADDALKLNVFRFFHTRIAEKDLSQRVAPLLGMKPKARDLKLWLEWLTLPQDFDGVLQCGNFPLAAVSVFSKFSDEDKKAILPYFEKLGWSRSNAVNFLTWLYETSRRDMKSVSALISEHGLSPAKENESPKDGVARLCKAAKMLRFPVFSDLLKTKENIVGEICVGTKWRVESVGNFETGEVVLQTRFKSRDVMQKAIEDLDSIQKSDGWDKLFEIGREK; encoded by the coding sequence GTGACTGATGCTCAAATATACAGTTTTGACCCTGCTGAAATAGACTGTTCAGGCGAATGGTTGCTTTATCCTTCTTTATTTGATGAAGGGTTTATCAGTTCTATAAAAACAGTGGGACAGCTTGTGCCTGTTCTTTTTGCAAAGGACGGGAATAAAATTATTCTGGTTGCCGGACGGTCGCGTGTTTTGGCTGCTGAAAAACTCGGCGTGAAAGTGTCGGGTATTTTTGTGGATGCCGAGGATGAGGTTTCACGGGCATTTATTCATATGGAAGAAAACCGGGCGCGGGTTGCAGATGATGCGCTTAAGCTGAATGTTTTCAGGTTCTTCCATACGCGTATAGCTGAAAAAGATCTTTCGCAGCGAGTCGCACCGCTTCTCGGTATGAAGCCTAAGGCTAGAGATTTGAAACTCTGGCTCGAATGGTTGACTTTACCGCAGGATTTTGACGGAGTTCTTCAGTGCGGCAATTTCCCCCTTGCGGCTGTTTCGGTTTTTTCTAAATTTTCTGATGAGGATAAAAAAGCGATACTGCCTTATTTTGAAAAATTAGGCTGGTCCCGTTCCAATGCTGTAAATTTTCTTACTTGGCTTTATGAGACCTCCAGACGGGACATGAAGTCTGTGTCTGCTCTTATTTCGGAGCATGGGCTTTCTCCTGCAAAGGAAAATGAATCTCCCAAAGATGGAGTGGCTCGGCTTTGCAAGGCTGCTAAAATGCTTCGTTTTCCGGTATTCAGCGATCTTCTTAAAACTAAGGAAAATATAGTCGGTGAAATCTGCGTCGGTACAAAGTGGCGGGTTGAATCGGTAGGTAACTTTGAAACAGGTGAAGTTGTGCTCCAGACGCGTTTTAAGTCGCGGGATGTTATGCAGAAGGCTATTGAAGATTTGGATTCTATCCAGAAATCTGACGGCTGGGATAAGCTTTTTGAGATTGGCAGGGAAAAATAA
- a CDS encoding SPL family radical SAM protein: protein MENKIQVPSHLAGIEKIYVDRSMVEAPLTERVTGRIPHIPVEVVDPENFPHEALGEGQSLYLKEYKGKFLKFCPGTRYYHCCGYRIIHIGENCPMACSYCILQAYFHDKVLKVWANQEDLFDELGKSFSVDRDARFRVGTGEYTDSLALEAVTGYSRDLVKFLGDYPNVCLELKSKVIDLSWMDVVKRTDRILPAWSLNAPFVNEHEEFGVSTLKERLEAAKICADAGFKVCLHFDPMIRFDGWREGYAEIVDMIFDYLKPENIAYLSIGSFRHMPHLKPIIERNFPETTYIYDEFIIGNDNKMRLLRPLRVRQFKFIVDRLRKHGMDKQMYFCMESTENWQDVFGYTPKDLGGLGKHLMKQAFGD from the coding sequence ATGGAAAATAAGATTCAGGTTCCATCACACCTTGCAGGGATAGAAAAAATTTATGTGGACCGGAGCATGGTCGAAGCTCCTTTAACGGAAAGAGTTACTGGTCGTATTCCTCACATTCCGGTTGAAGTTGTCGATCCTGAAAATTTCCCTCACGAAGCTTTGGGGGAAGGGCAGTCGCTTTACCTTAAAGAGTATAAAGGTAAATTTTTAAAGTTTTGCCCCGGCACTCGTTATTATCATTGTTGCGGATATCGCATTATTCATATCGGCGAAAATTGTCCTATGGCCTGTTCATATTGTATATTGCAGGCATATTTTCATGACAAGGTTCTAAAAGTCTGGGCTAATCAGGAAGATCTGTTTGATGAACTCGGCAAATCTTTTTCTGTTGATCGGGATGCGCGTTTCCGCGTTGGAACCGGAGAATATACGGATTCGCTGGCCCTTGAAGCTGTCACAGGATACAGCCGCGACCTTGTTAAGTTTTTAGGAGATTATCCTAATGTCTGCCTTGAACTTAAATCCAAGGTGATAGATCTTTCATGGATGGATGTAGTAAAAAGAACCGATAGAATTTTACCGGCATGGTCACTGAATGCTCCGTTTGTGAACGAACACGAAGAATTTGGTGTGTCGACTTTGAAGGAAAGACTGGAAGCTGCAAAAATTTGCGCTGATGCAGGATTTAAAGTGTGTCTCCATTTTGATCCGATGATTCGTTTTGATGGTTGGCGTGAAGGTTATGCTGAAATTGTTGATATGATATTTGATTATCTGAAACCCGAGAATATAGCTTATCTGAGCATAGGATCTTTCAGGCACATGCCTCATTTAAAGCCTATTATAGAGCGTAATTTCCCTGAAACAACTTATATTTATGATGAGTTCATCATCGGAAATGATAATAAGATGCGTTTGCTCCGTCCATTGCGTGTGCGTCAGTTTAAATTTATAGTTGATAGATTACGCAAGCATGGAATGGATAAGCAGATGTATTTCTGTATGGAATCAACAGAAAATTGGCAGGATGTGTTCGGTTACACTCCGAAGGATCTTGGCGGACTTGGAAAGCATCTGATGAAACAGGCTTTTGGAGACTAA
- the metK gene encoding methionine adenosyltransferase, with translation MICSKGKYFFTSESVTEGHPDKVADQISDSILDALLTQDPNARVACETLVTTGMAFIAGEITTSGYADFQAIVRNTIREIGYVNSDMGFDADTCAVISSIDKQSVDIAQGVDRNSPENQGAGDQGMMFGFACKETDTLMPAPIYWAHKLSRKLAGVRKEKVLDYLRPDGKTEISFEYFNGKPVRIADVVIAAQHDDGIEQQQIYEDIKREVVLATLPADMIDEKTKIYINTTGRFVIGGPMGDCGLTGRKIINDTYGGMGNHGGGAFSGKDPSKVDRSGAYMARYIAKNIVAAGLAERAEVQVAYAIGVAEPVSVLATSHGTGEVDDEVLTKAVKDVFDLRPWYISQRLDLRRPIYKDSACYGHFGRNNPNFTWEQTDAVADLRTACKI, from the coding sequence ATGATCTGCAGCAAAGGCAAGTACTTTTTTACCTCTGAATCCGTAACAGAAGGTCACCCAGATAAAGTGGCCGACCAGATTTCAGACTCAATCCTTGATGCCCTGCTCACGCAGGACCCCAATGCCAGAGTAGCATGTGAAACTCTGGTAACCACCGGTATGGCTTTCATCGCCGGCGAAATTACTACAAGCGGATATGCCGACTTTCAGGCAATCGTCCGTAACACTATCCGGGAAATCGGCTACGTCAACTCAGACATGGGTTTTGACGCCGACACTTGCGCGGTTATCTCTTCTATCGACAAACAGTCTGTAGATATTGCTCAGGGTGTTGACCGCAACTCCCCTGAAAATCAGGGTGCCGGCGATCAGGGTATGATGTTCGGTTTCGCATGTAAGGAAACTGACACACTCATGCCTGCTCCTATTTACTGGGCACACAAGCTGTCCCGTAAACTTGCAGGTGTCCGCAAAGAAAAAGTCCTAGACTACCTTCGCCCTGACGGAAAAACAGAAATATCCTTTGAATACTTCAACGGCAAACCTGTCCGTATTGCAGACGTTGTTATCGCTGCCCAGCACGATGACGGAATCGAACAGCAGCAGATTTATGAAGATATCAAAAGAGAAGTAGTTCTCGCAACTCTTCCTGCTGATATGATTGACGAAAAAACCAAAATATACATCAACACCACTGGACGCTTCGTAATCGGCGGCCCCATGGGTGACTGCGGCCTTACCGGACGTAAGATCATCAATGACACCTACGGTGGAATGGGTAATCACGGCGGTGGCGCTTTCTCCGGAAAAGACCCATCCAAAGTTGACCGTTCCGGTGCATACATGGCTCGCTACATTGCCAAAAACATCGTAGCTGCAGGCCTTGCAGAACGCGCTGAAGTTCAGGTTGCTTACGCTATCGGCGTGGCTGAGCCTGTTTCTGTTCTGGCAACTTCTCACGGAACCGGTGAGGTTGACGATGAAGTTTTGACTAAAGCAGTCAAAGACGTATTCGACCTACGCCCATGGTACATCTCTCAGAGACTTGATCTCAGACGTCCTATCTACAAAGATTCCGCTTGTTACGGTCACTTCGGCCGCAACAACCCCAACTTTACTTGGGAACAGACTGATGCAGTCGCGGACCTCAGAACTGCCTGCAAAATCTAG
- the panC gene encoding pantoate--beta-alanine ligase has translation MIIIKDPKELQQMSIDLRRQGKTIALVPTMGYFHEGHLSLMDAAKKRADKVIVSLFVNPTQFGPNEDLDNYPHDLQKDSDLARERGVDILFAPEKSEMYYPDHSTWVEVPGLATNLCGKSRPVHFRGVTTIVTKLFMTALPDIAVFGEKDWQQLAIIKRMVRDLNIPVEVVGHPIVRNSDGLALSSRNVYLTDDEKKLAPLLQKGLRTMKDRVDKGEHDAEILINKLTEFYKKMIPGSEIDYIQIVHPENITVIEKVSGPALCAVAVRFGKARLLDNLLIKR, from the coding sequence ATGATCATAATTAAAGATCCAAAAGAACTGCAGCAAATGAGCATTGATCTGCGCCGTCAGGGAAAAACCATCGCTCTGGTCCCAACAATGGGCTATTTTCATGAAGGACACCTAAGTCTGATGGACGCTGCTAAAAAAAGAGCTGACAAAGTTATTGTATCTCTTTTCGTCAACCCTACACAGTTCGGTCCAAATGAAGACTTAGACAACTATCCGCACGACCTGCAAAAAGATTCCGACCTTGCTCGCGAAAGAGGTGTTGATATCCTTTTTGCACCGGAAAAGAGTGAAATGTACTATCCCGATCATTCCACATGGGTCGAAGTTCCCGGTCTAGCCACAAATCTATGCGGAAAATCACGCCCTGTGCACTTTCGGGGAGTAACCACAATTGTGACCAAACTTTTTATGACCGCACTTCCGGATATTGCCGTTTTCGGAGAAAAAGACTGGCAGCAACTTGCTATAATCAAGCGAATGGTAAGAGATTTAAATATTCCGGTTGAAGTCGTAGGACATCCTATCGTCCGTAACTCTGACGGATTAGCTTTAAGCTCCCGCAATGTATATTTGACCGACGATGAAAAAAAACTTGCTCCTCTGCTCCAGAAGGGACTAAGGACAATGAAAGACCGTGTCGATAAGGGTGAACATGATGCCGAAATACTCATTAATAAACTCACTGAGTTTTATAAAAAGATGATACCCGGCAGTGAGATTGATTATATACAGATCGTACACCCCGAGAATATCACGGTAATTGAAAAAGTAAGCGGCCCGGCATTGTGCGCTGTGGCTGTCCGTTTCGGAAAGGCAAGATTATTGGACAATTTGCTCATTAAACGGTAG
- a CDS encoding tetratricopeptide repeat-containing diguanylate cyclase — MNKDSLFKDGICLTPQDLIRYEHTLKDLIYDFLPFDSYSLYFPKPVAGKAQQPLVTRYNLEEKHLMLPLKLQGRDLCYFIARGVNIKAPKTAPQYLEALATSALEKILLYKTSITDSLTGMATREHFMVKLVKELDLIQNCMMPAPGGCKDPGIPTFSGSVGVVVLDLDNFQRINDRYGYTLGDSIVAEVGKAVSEAAFESVVCARLFEDKFAFLIPDGRPKVCAQLAEKMRLIVERIPVEDPVTGDILKISTSAGFANYPQSLSGPHFKRSATEQGRILMRKAAKAVATAKDSGRNCVFAYSDILQKGGKVLEVLPLQRLALSIGQSVDTREGGRFLVWSPDFQSGAQAKLTEDERISGTYPTMYKAEVVVIEVQEEIAFAEILHLSDTAWPVTAGDRLTLLDEKDSFFDAQAGPESSATPQRDIVTGLFRYKEFIGRYSRLRQNMDNFSVAVLRLAAGPADQGGNFQKLTDAEVQKVASRAENVFEVSHTGGRYSLNSLIYFFPKQDSDFVMEMILKLVRECETDFDIGLSAGLASFPFLNYRRSEILDNCRKGLDHAMMMEKPMVAQFDSVSLNIAADRLYVDGDIYGAVEEFRLALLADPDNILARNSLGICYAQLGKPEQARKQFEQVLEITPSNIMALYNLGWACQMLGNRETARDAYERCLELEPGNVFSLVRLGVLAEQDLGLDEAEQFYLKASELKGGDSLTMRHLARIAYARQDMEKAREYLHLALNANHNDAYAMNLLARLYLESGEDPQIAEVLARQSAALKPGKEEFWETLAMALEVQGKNTEAEQVRSRL, encoded by the coding sequence ATGAACAAGGACAGCCTTTTTAAAGATGGAATATGTCTGACTCCGCAAGATCTGATCCGGTATGAGCATACATTAAAGGATTTGATTTATGATTTTCTGCCTTTTGACTCCTACAGCCTTTATTTTCCTAAGCCTGTAGCCGGAAAAGCGCAGCAACCTCTTGTCACGCGCTATAATCTGGAAGAGAAGCATTTAATGCTTCCTTTGAAGCTTCAAGGGCGCGATCTCTGCTATTTTATAGCCAGAGGCGTTAACATCAAAGCGCCGAAGACTGCGCCTCAATATCTTGAGGCATTAGCAACAAGCGCTCTTGAAAAAATCTTACTTTATAAAACCTCAATTACAGACAGCCTCACCGGAATGGCTACCCGTGAACATTTCATGGTCAAGCTGGTCAAAGAGCTGGATCTGATTCAAAATTGCATGATGCCGGCACCGGGTGGGTGTAAAGATCCTGGAATTCCTACTTTCAGCGGTTCTGTCGGAGTTGTTGTTCTTGATCTTGATAATTTTCAGCGCATTAATGACCGCTACGGATATACTTTAGGTGATTCTATTGTGGCAGAAGTCGGTAAAGCTGTCAGCGAAGCTGCCTTCGAGTCCGTTGTTTGTGCCCGCCTTTTCGAAGATAAATTCGCGTTTCTTATTCCTGACGGAAGACCCAAAGTCTGTGCACAGCTTGCTGAGAAGATGCGCTTGATTGTCGAGCGTATTCCTGTCGAGGACCCTGTGACAGGTGATATTTTAAAGATCAGTACAAGCGCCGGATTTGCAAACTATCCTCAAAGTCTTTCAGGGCCTCATTTTAAGCGGAGTGCAACTGAGCAGGGCAGAATTCTTATGCGTAAGGCTGCGAAAGCCGTTGCGACTGCGAAAGATTCTGGTCGAAATTGTGTTTTTGCGTATTCCGATATTTTACAGAAGGGCGGTAAAGTTCTTGAGGTGCTCCCGTTGCAACGTCTTGCTCTTAGCATCGGGCAGAGCGTTGATACCCGTGAGGGCGGAAGATTTCTCGTGTGGTCTCCTGATTTTCAGTCTGGAGCTCAGGCTAAACTTACTGAAGATGAAAGAATATCCGGCACTTATCCTACTATGTATAAGGCTGAAGTTGTTGTCATTGAAGTACAGGAAGAGATTGCATTCGCTGAAATTCTCCATTTGAGTGATACTGCATGGCCTGTAACTGCCGGTGACAGGCTTACTTTGCTTGATGAGAAGGATAGCTTTTTTGATGCACAGGCCGGACCTGAGTCCTCGGCGACTCCCCAGCGGGATATTGTGACCGGGCTTTTTCGCTATAAAGAATTTATCGGACGTTACAGCCGGTTGCGGCAGAATATGGATAACTTTTCTGTTGCAGTGCTTAGGCTTGCAGCCGGACCAGCTGATCAGGGCGGCAATTTTCAGAAACTTACCGATGCCGAAGTTCAGAAGGTTGCATCAAGAGCTGAGAACGTTTTTGAAGTTTCTCATACAGGTGGCCGGTATAGCCTGAACAGTCTGATTTACTTTTTTCCGAAACAGGATTCTGATTTTGTTATGGAAATGATTCTGAAACTTGTCAGAGAGTGTGAAACTGATTTCGATATAGGTTTATCCGCCGGGCTGGCGTCATTTCCGTTCCTGAATTACAGACGCAGCGAAATTCTTGATAACTGCCGTAAGGGACTTGACCATGCAATGATGATGGAAAAGCCCATGGTCGCACAGTTTGATTCTGTTTCGCTTAATATTGCTGCTGACAGGCTTTATGTCGATGGTGATATCTATGGCGCAGTAGAAGAGTTCAGACTGGCTCTTCTGGCTGATCCTGATAATATTTTAGCTCGGAATTCACTCGGTATATGCTATGCCCAGCTCGGTAAGCCGGAACAGGCGCGCAAGCAGTTTGAGCAGGTTCTCGAAATAACACCCAGCAATATTATGGCGCTCTATAATCTTGGTTGGGCATGTCAGATGCTTGGGAATCGCGAAACAGCAAGAGATGCCTACGAACGCTGCCTCGAGCTGGAACCGGGTAATGTTTTCAGCCTTGTAAGGCTCGGAGTGCTGGCAGAGCAGGATCTCGGACTTGATGAGGCGGAGCAGTTCTATCTGAAAGCTTCGGAACTTAAAGGCGGAGATTCTCTCACCATGAGACATCTCGCGAGAATTGCCTATGCACGTCAAGATATGGAAAAAGCTCGCGAATATCTTCATCTGGCTCTGAACGCCAATCATAACGATGCCTATGCCATGAATCTTTTGGCCCGGCTCTATCTGGAAAGTGGAGAAGATCCTCAGATTGCCGAGGTTCTTGCCCGTCAGAGTGCTGCTCTTAAACCCGGAAAAGAAGAATTCTGGGAAACTCTTGCTATGGCACTTGAAGTTCAAGGTAAAAATACAGAGGCTGAGCAGGTTCGCTCAAGACTTTAA
- a CDS encoding lytic transglycosylase domain-containing protein, translating into MPRFLIALYLIVCGTIAFLMFIPINEEREFSQTFRHDVQQRVKLGSGERISVAPLFNQVAQEFALQPEILRAIADHESGYNPWALNIEGRSIYPDSKDEALAVLKKNKIKSYDVGLMQVNSYWLRKFNLSAAKALDPEENVRLGAWILRYCLDRYGYNWRAIGAYHTGSPDNLPVRSKKYAVRVMEKYKKLLDKSQSNKK; encoded by the coding sequence GTGCCAAGATTTTTAATCGCATTATACCTTATTGTATGCGGTACTATTGCGTTCCTTATGTTTATTCCGATCAATGAAGAAAGAGAATTCTCGCAGACATTCAGACACGATGTTCAGCAACGTGTAAAATTAGGAAGTGGAGAACGCATTTCGGTGGCTCCTCTTTTTAATCAGGTAGCGCAGGAATTTGCTCTGCAACCGGAAATTTTACGTGCTATTGCCGATCATGAAAGCGGCTACAATCCATGGGCTTTGAATATCGAAGGGCGGAGCATTTATCCTGATTCAAAGGATGAGGCTTTGGCTGTACTGAAAAAAAATAAGATTAAAAGTTATGATGTCGGTTTGATGCAGGTTAATTCTTATTGGCTTAGGAAATTTAATCTCAGTGCTGCTAAGGCTCTTGATCCTGAAGAAAATGTCAGACTCGGAGCATGGATATTGCGTTATTGTCTTGATCGCTATGGGTATAACTGGCGGGCAATAGGTGCATATCATACAGGCTCTCCGGATAATCTTCCGGTACGTTCAAAAAAATACGCTGTCAGGGTTATGGAAAAGTATAAAAAATTATTGGATAAATCTCAGTCAAACAAGAAGTAA
- a CDS encoding chemotaxis protein CheW: MNEHDYVVFKVDSCKFAVSSSLVDKVELAVSLSPVPDAPYPVLGVVSDGGTIVPVVGVRRKIGNEERDVILSDRLLFSRLGNRKIAILADEVNDVIEIPPGMSQQSNQIWPGVFYLKSFAGMGEDIILVQDLNSILNSEQEKTLSEALEAFVKQGEIDTDD; encoded by the coding sequence ATGAATGAACATGATTATGTTGTCTTTAAAGTTGACTCCTGTAAGTTTGCTGTGTCTTCTTCTCTTGTCGATAAGGTCGAGCTGGCGGTTTCGCTTTCGCCTGTACCAGATGCTCCGTATCCTGTTTTAGGAGTTGTAAGTGACGGTGGAACAATTGTTCCGGTTGTCGGAGTGCGCAGAAAGATCGGCAATGAAGAGCGGGATGTTATTCTTTCCGACCGCTTACTTTTCAGCAGATTAGGGAACAGGAAGATTGCCATTCTTGCAGACGAAGTGAATGATGTAATTGAGATACCTCCCGGCATGTCTCAGCAATCAAACCAGATTTGGCCCGGAGTTTTTTATTTGAAATCTTTCGCCGGTATGGGGGAAGATATAATATTGGTGCAGGATCTCAATTCTATTTTGAATTCAGAACAGGAAAAGACTTTGTCTGAAGCTCTTGAAGCATTTGTAAAGCAGGGAGAGATTGATACGGATGATTGA
- a CDS encoding CheR family methyltransferase — translation MIDFISDEKIDLLSQMVRDIYGLKFSPDRWNDLKAAVVKAGRELGKFKSADECLDYLLSPQVGEKDLELFINQLTIGETYFFRDPGTLGVLERDILLKISGTGSGRYGAVRVWSMACATGEEPYTVAMMCRRSNVRSEIFGTDIDSEALLKAAEGSYRKWSFRIESNNFKDVYFKSDTPNFFQLDQSIKDMVRFSRLNLIGDALPTYLWGMDVVLCRNVLIYFSEDGVRLVLDKIWESLNSDGWLVVTPSESALVTAHGKFEPVSIGSVLVFRKNKEYLSKNFNEVLNNFYEKEFNELSDGDDLDDALNFDSDNYIFCDPEPDPLAHDRIEPYAASDPVSGPAENFVSLENLNPIEEACVLREKGDYAAALSLLKRSLDNNLPRSTAAEVLLAIAEIKADSGLLDEAAHWCNKSIEADRVASYPHFLLGQIRMAEGDFDAALCEIRKAVFLDGSFIMAHFVLGNIYLSQKDNSAAARHFRISLQELEKIDKDMPVPHSDRATAGRLIEMIKLVKNNIV, via the coding sequence ATGATTGATTTTATTTCCGATGAAAAAATTGATCTTCTGTCACAAATGGTCAGAGATATTTATGGATTAAAATTTTCTCCTGACAGGTGGAATGATTTAAAAGCTGCTGTTGTAAAAGCCGGACGTGAGCTCGGTAAATTTAAATCAGCTGACGAGTGCCTTGATTATCTTCTGTCGCCTCAAGTCGGTGAAAAAGATCTCGAACTTTTTATTAATCAGCTTACTATCGGCGAAACATATTTTTTCCGCGATCCCGGAACGCTGGGAGTTTTAGAGCGGGATATTCTGCTGAAAATAAGTGGCACTGGAAGCGGTAGATATGGCGCAGTCCGAGTCTGGTCCATGGCCTGTGCCACAGGGGAAGAACCATACACTGTTGCCATGATGTGCCGTAGATCGAATGTGCGTTCAGAGATATTCGGGACAGATATTGATAGTGAAGCTCTGCTTAAAGCGGCTGAAGGGAGTTATCGCAAATGGTCTTTTCGCATCGAATCCAATAATTTTAAAGATGTATATTTCAAGTCGGACACCCCCAATTTTTTTCAGTTGGACCAATCAATTAAAGACATGGTTCGCTTTTCAAGGCTGAACCTTATCGGCGATGCGCTTCCTACATATTTATGGGGTATGGATGTTGTTCTGTGCCGGAATGTGCTGATATATTTTTCAGAAGACGGAGTCAGGCTTGTTCTGGATAAGATATGGGAAAGCCTTAATTCCGACGGATGGTTAGTCGTTACACCCAGTGAGTCTGCATTAGTTACTGCTCATGGTAAATTTGAACCTGTAAGTATCGGTTCTGTTTTAGTTTTTAGAAAGAACAAAGAATATTTATCAAAAAATTTCAATGAAGTTCTGAATAATTTTTATGAAAAGGAATTTAATGAATTGTCAGATGGGGATGACCTTGATGATGCGTTAAATTTTGACAGCGATAATTATATATTTTGCGATCCTGAACCTGATCCGCTCGCTCATGACCGCATTGAACCATATGCTGCTTCTGATCCTGTTAGCGGTCCTGCTGAGAATTTTGTATCCCTCGAAAATTTAAACCCGATTGAAGAGGCTTGTGTTCTTAGAGAAAAAGGAGACTACGCCGCGGCCCTGTCTCTGTTAAAAAGATCGCTTGATAACAATTTACCGCGTAGTACTGCGGCTGAAGTCCTTCTCGCTATTGCTGAGATAAAGGCTGACTCCGGTTTGTTGGATGAAGCTGCTCATTGGTGCAATAAGTCGATTGAGGCAGACAGGGTTGCCTCATATCCTCATTTCCTTTTGGGGCAAATCCGAATGGCTGAGGGTGATTTTGATGCAGCTCTATGTGAAATTCGTAAAGCAGTTTTTCTTGATGGCAGTTTTATCATGGCTCATTTTGTTCTCGGAAATATTTATTTATCTCAAAAGGATAATTCTGCTGCTGCGCGTCATTTTCGTATTTCTTTGCAAGAGCTTGAAAAGATTGACAAGGATATGCCTGTTCCTCATTCTGATAGAGCCACAGCAGGAAGGCTTATTGAAATGATAAAGCTGGTAAAAAATAATATTGTTTGA
- a CDS encoding chemotaxis protein CheW, whose amino-acid sequence MKKNKNALELLNERAIKLARKITLAELETDTNRSGSFRDYVQFNLGSDAYAFDTSIVKEVLEPEEIVAVPCTPDFIKGVVSVRGHICPVIDLCSFLGLPGRDNRVDEASGNKVLFLSSSEMGFGVLIDEITDVFSVLDEDIKPLSVSNAASDRFSVGIINERIVVLDGSKILVDPALIVNEVVGGSIRNT is encoded by the coding sequence ATGAAAAAAAATAAAAATGCTCTGGAATTGCTCAACGAAAGAGCAATAAAACTTGCCCGCAAAATAACTTTAGCTGAATTAGAAACGGATACTAATCGAAGCGGAAGCTTTCGGGATTATGTTCAATTCAACTTGGGGAGTGATGCCTATGCTTTTGATACTTCCATAGTAAAGGAAGTTCTTGAGCCTGAAGAAATTGTAGCTGTTCCATGCACTCCCGACTTTATTAAGGGTGTTGTAAGCGTGCGCGGGCATATATGTCCGGTAATTGATCTATGCTCTTTTTTAGGACTCCCCGGCAGGGATAATCGGGTGGATGAAGCGTCAGGAAATAAGGTGCTTTTTTTGTCCTCATCTGAGATGGGATTCGGTGTTTTAATCGATGAAATAACGGATGTTTTTTCTGTTTTGGATGAAGATATTAAGCCTCTTTCTGTCAGCAATGCGGCTTCTGATAGATTTTCGGTAGGGATAATTAACGAAAGAATTGTTGTATTGGATGGTTCGAAGATTTTGGTCGATCCCGCTTTGATCGTAAACGAGGTCGTCGGCGGGTCGATACGTAATACGTAA